Genomic window (Bacillota bacterium):
GCCTCGGCGGTGGCCTCCGGGTCCTTGTAGTAGCCCTTCATCACCGTGGGGCCACGCACCACGATCTCGCCGACCTCATGGCCGTCAGGTGCCACGTCGGTGAGGTCCGGCCGAACGACCCTGACTTCCCCCGTGAGGATTTGACCGATGCCCTGTCGTGCCTTGATCCGGGCCCGCTCCTCAGGGCTCAAGCTGTTCCACTCGTCCCGCCACTCGCAGACGGTCAACCACGGGCTTGTCTCCGTCAACCCGTACACGTGGACGATTTCGAAGCCCAGTTCGTGCTCCATCCGGCGGATGAGTGCCGCCGGCGGCGGTGCGCCGCCCACGTACCAGCGGACGGCGTGTTTCGGGCGCCAGTTGGCCGTGGCCGGGTCGCTTCCCAGCATGACGAGCACGGTGGGCGCCGAACACGCCATCGTGACACCCAACGAGTCGATAAGGTGCACGATATGAGCCGGGTCGATCTTGGGAAGGCATACGTGCGTGGCGCCGACCGCCGTGACCGCCCAGACGCCACCCCAGCCGTTGACGTGGAACATGGGCAGCGTGTGGAGGTAGATATCGTTGACGGTGAGCCGGCCATGGATGATGAAATCGAGTACGTTGAGAGCGGTGTTTCGGTGCGTGAGCATGACCCCTTTGGGGTTCGCCGTGGTGCCGCTCGTGTAGTTGAGGGTGATGAGGGCCTCCTCGTCGAGTTCATCGACGTCTATCAGGCCCTGACGGAAAACGCCGTCTCCGGACAGACGCTGGCGTTCCGTGAGGTCCTCCGAGTACAGCACCTCCTCCCCGCGGCCTGCGTTGCGGGCCGCTGCCGTCTCACCGGAAAGCAGGACAAGCTGAAGCGAGGGAAGTACCTGGCGCAGCGAGACAGCGAGGTCGGCGAAGGTCGGGTCGGCCAGGATCGCCTTTGCTCCGGAATGGCTGAGGATGTAGCGGTAGTCGCTGGGGCCCAGGCGGGTATTCAGGGGTACCAGTACGCCTCCTGCCAGGGGTACGGCATAATAGCACTCCAGGGCCCGGTGGGTGTTGGGCGACAGGACGGCAACCCGGTCGCCAGGGTCAATGCCCAGCCCACGCAGCCCCCTCGCCAGTCGCTCGCAGCGAGCCGCGAACTCTCTGTACGTGAGCCGGACATCACCGTCGATGACCGCTGTCCGGTCACCGAAGATCCGGACAGCCCGCTGGAAAAACACCAGCGGTGAGAGCGGTGCTCGCATGCCGCTACCCCCAAAATCCCCTATTGGGGAGGCGTAAGATGAGCCATCACCAGTTCAAACTGGCGGCGGACGTACTCGTCGAGCGTGAACAGCCGCCGGAAGTGCCACCCC
Coding sequences:
- a CDS encoding AMP-binding protein, whose protein sequence is MRAPLSPLVFFQRAVRIFGDRTAVIDGDVRLTYREFAARCERLARGLRGLGIDPGDRVAVLSPNTHRALECYYAVPLAGGVLVPLNTRLGPSDYRYILSHSGAKAILADPTFADLAVSLRQVLPSLQLVLLSGETAAARNAGRGEEVLYSEDLTERQRLSGDGVFRQGLIDVDELDEEALITLNYTSGTTANPKGVMLTHRNTALNVLDFIIHGRLTVNDIYLHTLPMFHVNGWGGVWAVTAVGATHVCLPKIDPAHIVHLIDSLGVTMACSAPTVLVMLGSDPATANWRPKHAVRWYVGGAPPPAALIRRMEHELGFEIVHVYGLTETSPWLTVCEWRDEWNSLSPEERARIKARQGIGQILTGEVRVVRPDLTDVAPDGHEVGEIVVRGPTVMKGYYKDPEATAEA